A genomic segment from Corylus avellana chromosome ca5, CavTom2PMs-1.0 encodes:
- the LOC132181692 gene encoding G-type lectin S-receptor-like serine/threonine-protein kinase At4g03230, whose protein sequence is MVSILGWEFGRVGFEVVSTSATLDVKHSWKWSEPENNCSIYNFCGKFGSCNINNRPFVCKCLPGFHPTKPKNWDSEVFLDGCTSTSTSDESDKFLSLKMMKVSNPDPDFNVENEDECKQKCLDNNPCQAYSYEAAQESNQRIAGTDKCWIWTTELNNLQEEYTNGGRNLSVRVAKSVIGSTARICKPCGTYIIPYPLRTEPNCGDPMYSSFYCNDSTGQVSFKTSSGTYRVVSLDPTKRKFVILLNSTGIDPKLNNSLPINATRWFTVDSGNNGSEIKDGVEISWKAPLEPSCNSSKDCRDWPNSICNVTRDHGEKRCLCTENFHWADSNCTKENQRKRALRALDSEKHVKDLIDSGEFTEEDKKDIDVPFFDLESILAATNNFSDANKLGEGGYGPVYKGTFSGGQQIALKRLSCVSQQGLQEFKSEVVLIAKLQHRNLVRLRGYCLRGDEKILLYEYMPNKSLDSFIFDQKESMRLDWEMRVKIILGIARGLVYLHHDSRLRIIHRDLKTSNILLDEEMNPKISDFGLARMIEGKETEANTTKVVGTHGYMSPEYVLHGLFSIKSDVFSFGVVLLEIISGKKNTGFYQSELAMSLIAYAWRLWVENQVLDLMDLALHEVCNADQFVKCVNVGLLCVQEDPNDRPTMSNVVAMLDSEATTVPTPKQPAFVPWRGQPIRASSSSKPELTNSLGGR, encoded by the exons ATGGTTAGCATCCTGGGATGGGAGTTTGGACGCGTCGGGTTTGAAGTTGTGTCTACATCTGCAACTCTTGATGTGAAACACTCttggaaat GGAGTGAGCCGGAAAACAATTGTAGCATTTACAATTTTTGTGGGAAATTCGGCAGCTGCAATATTAACAATAGACCATTCGTATGCAAATGTTTGCCCGGGTTCCACCCAACTAAACCAAAGAATTGGGATTCTGAAGTTTTTTTGGATGGGTGCACCAGCACTTCGACATCTGACGAGAGCGACAAGTTCTTAAGCTTAAAGATGATGAAAGTGAGCAACCCAGACCCTGATTTCAACGTGGAAAACGAAGATGAATGCAAACAGAAATGCCTTGACAACAACCCGTGTCAGGCTTATTCATATGAGGCAGCTCAAGAAAGCAATCAACGAATTGCTGGAACCGACAAATGCTGGATTTGGACTACGGAACTAAATAATCTTCAAGAGGAGTACACAAACGGTGGTCGTAACCTCTCTGTCCGCGTGGCAAAATCCGTTATAG GATCAACTGCGCGGATTTGTAAGCCTTGTGGCACATACATAATTCCTTATCCGCTGCGCACTGAACCAAACTGTGGTGATCCCATGTACTCTAGTTTCTACTGCAATGATTCCACAGGCCAGGTTAGCTTTAAGACGTCCAGTGGCACCTATCGAGTCGTGAGTCTCGATCCAACTAAACGGAAATTCGTCATCCTACTCAATTCAACAGGAATTGATCCGAAGCTCAATAATTCATTGCCAATTAATGCAACCAGGTGGTTTACCGTTGATTCTGGCAACAATGGTTCTGAAATTAAAGATGGAGTAGAGATTAGCTGGAAAGCCCCGCTGGAGCCAAGTTGTAATTCATCCAAGGACTGCAGGGACTGGCCAAATTCAATTTGCAATGTAACAAGAGATCATGGAGAGAAGAGGTGCCTTTGCACTGAAAACTTCCATTGGGCTGACTCAAATTGTACTAAAG aaaatcaaagaaagcgAGCACTTCGTGCATTAGACAGTGAAAAACATGTCAAAGACTTGATAGACTCGGGTGAATTCACGGAAGAAGATAAGAAAGACATAGATGTACCTTTTTTTGATTTGGAAAGCATTCTCGCAGCTACAAACAATTTCTCAGATGCAAACAAGCTTGGAGAGGGGGGCTATGGGCCAGTTTACAAG GGCACATTTTCAGGAGGTCAACAAATTGCTTTAAAAAGGCTCTCATGTGTCTCACAACAAGGTTTACAAGAATTTAAAAGTGAGGTGGTGTTGATTGCAAAACTTCAACATAGAAATCTTGTTAGGCTTCGGGGATATTGCTTAAGAGGAGACGAAAAGATTTTACTCTATGAGTACATGCCCAACAAAAGCTTAGACTCATTTATATTTG ATCAAAAGGAGAGCATGCGTTTGGATTGGGAAATGCGTGTCAAAATCATTTTGGGAATAGCTCGTGGGCttgtttatcttcatcatgactCCAGATTGAGGATTATCCATAGAGATCTGAAAACCAGTAACATTCTTTTAGACGAGGAGATGAACCCCAAAATATCCGACTTTGGCTTGGCAAGGATGATTGAAGGCAAAGAAACCGAGGCTAACACAACCAAAGTAGTTGGAACTCA TGGCTATATGTCTCCGGAGTATGTATTACATGGACTTTTCTCAATTAAATCCgatgtttttagttttggtgTAGTTCTACTTGAAATAATAAGTGGGAAAAAGAATACAGGATTTTATCAGTCAGAACTTGCTATGAGCCTTATAGCTTAT GCTTGGAGATTGTGGGTAGAAAACCAGGTGTTGGATTTAATGGATTTGGCTCTACATGAAGTTTGCAATGCAGATCAATTTGTGAAGTGTGTAAATGTTGGACTCTTATGCGTACAAGAAGACCCAAATGATCGCCCCACCATGTCAAATGTTGTTGCCATGCTTGATAGTGAAGCTACAACAGTTCCAACTCCAAAACAGCCAGCATTTGTTCCATGGAGAGGCCAACCTATCAGAGCTAGTTCTTCTAGTAAACCAGAATTAACCAATAGTTTAGGAGGAAGATGA
- the LOC132181041 gene encoding G-type lectin S-receptor-like serine/threonine-protein kinase At4g03230, with the protein MVVTVNDMLTTILCLLLFCFPFVCSGRDSITWNSSISDSLGENLVSAGGRFELGFFTPKGGLPSRRYVGIWYYSSNPRTVVWVANRDKPLGNSNGVVAIAEDGKARVLDRNNKSYWSTDRLRNSSYTNRILKLQDSGNLVLTEVDGSNNTVIWQSFDNPTDTFLPGMKMDTNMELTSWKSSDDPGLGHFTFQQDQDGPNQYIIRKEESTIYWQSRVSGDFIYSSDYEMLPAIFSEVFTSANRDMRLVMDYLGKIKYYLSVNRTRDWSLSVKDPWELHWWEPRNRCSVYNACGNFGSCNSRTRKLCKCLPGFEPKSPNKWNSGDFSDGCKRVSISTICGENGRRDRFLSLKMMKVGKAKDFFRVRSETDCANGCLRDCNCQAYSYDENVQRRFDKQGKCRTWGDLDNLSENFTAGRELSVRVPAADIGSKKRTCETCGVNTVPYPLSTGGNCGDPLYNRFDCNKENGTLSFMTPKANYSVTRINPETLTFAIQVQDAFNCSAGKILQFNQSLPFEVSSGSCNESSNSTPDPVFEDILIKEIEIRWEQPLEPICSSPEDCTDWEYSTCNVREDGHSRCHCNGPYRWDPVNVNCTSVFGPFGPGEGSSQEKDKKPSYLIFVGIFATIIAILCITCFVFYLKTRRVANRQENRRSIALYQYDTEKRVKDLIDSAEFNEDDKKGIDVPFFDLASILAATDNLSEVNKLGQGGFGPVYKGKFLGGQLIAIKRLSRGSGQGLEEFKNEVLLIAKLQHRNLVRLLGYCIDRDEKMLLYEYMPNKSLDSFLFDRTQCVLLNWAIRFNIILGIARGLLYLHQDSRLRIIHRDLKTSNVLLDEEMNPKISDFGLARIFGGKQTEGTTTRVVGTYGYMSPEYALDGFFSFKSDAFSFGVVVLEVISGKRNTGFFQSEKTLSLLGYAWKLWKENRALDLMDQTLRESCNTSEFLRCVNVGLLCVQEDPSDRPTMSNVVFMLGSEAATLPTPKQPAFVVRRSLSSTTSSSRKGESINELTATIEEGR; encoded by the exons ATGGTGGTTACTGTGAACGACATGCTCACTACAATCCTCTGCTTGCTCTTGTTCTGTTTTCCGTTTGTCTGCTCTGGAAGAGATAGCATAACATGGAACAGCTCCATTAGTGACTCCCTAGGAGAAAACCTTGTTTCTGCCGGAGGAAGATTCGAGCTTGGATTCTTTACTCCAAAAGGAGGCTTACCTAGCAGAAGATACGTTGGGATATGGTACTACAGTTCGAATCCAAGAACTGTTGTATGGGTTGCTAATCGCGACAAGCCACTCGGCAATTCCAATGGAGTTGTTGCCATTGCAGAAGATGGCAAAGCCAGGGTCTTAGATAGAAATAACAAGAGTTACTGGTCGACAGATCGATTAAGAAATTCGTCATATACCAACAGGATATTGAAGCTCCAGGATTCTGGGAACCTCGTTCTAACGGAAGTAGATGGAAGTAACAATACAGTGATCTGGCAAAGCTTTGATAACCCAACTGACACATTTCTTCCCGGAATGAAGATGGATACAAACATGGAGTTGACTTCATGGAAAAGTAGTGACGATCCGGGACTGGGGCATTTCACGTTCCAGCAAGATCAAGATGGACCAAACCAATATATAATCCGGAAAGAAGAGTCAACCATATACTGGCAAAGCAGGGTCTCGGGCGATTTCATTTACTCCAGTGATTATGAAATGCTTCCCGCGATATTTTCAGAAGTTTTCACTTCTGCAAATCGGGATATGAGGCTGGTTATGGATTACTTGGGGAAGATAAAGTATTATCTGTCGGTAAACCGCACGAGAGACTGGTCGCTTTCAGTGAAGGATCCGTGGGAATTGCATTGGTGGGAGCCAAGAAACAGATGCAGTGTGTACAATGCTTGTGGAAATTTTGGTAGCTGCAATAGTAGGACAAGGAAGCTGTGCAAGTGTCTTCCTGGGTTTGAGCCAAAATCTCCAAACAAATGGAATTCAGGGGATTTTTCTGATGGGTGCAAAAGGGTTTCAATTTCAACCATATGTGGTGAGAATGGTAGAAGAGACAGATTCCTGAGCCTGAAGATGATGAAAGTGGGAAAGGCGAAGGATTTTTTTCGCGTTCGTAGTGAAACAGATTGTGCAAATGGCTGCCTTCGCGACTGCAACTGCCAAGCTTATTCATATGATGAAAACGTACAACGGAGATTTGATAAACAAGGTAAATGCCGCACTTGGGGGGATCTTGATAATCTCTCGGAGAATTTCACCGCTGGCCGTGAGCTCTCTGTCCGGGTGCCAGCTGCTGATATAG GATCCAAAAAAAGAACTTGCGAGACATGTGGGGTTAACACCGTTCCCTATCCACTAAGCACCGGAGGAAACTGTGGTGATCCCCTGTACAACAGATTTGACTGCAACAAGGAAAACGGCACCCTAAGCTTTATGACACCCAAGGCCAACTACAGTGTCACCAGGATCAACCCAGAAACGCTTACATTTGCCATCCAAGTCCAAGATGCATTTAACTGTTCAGCCGGCAAAATTCTGCAGTTCAACCAGTCCTTGCCGTTTGAAGTGAGCAGTGGGTCGTGCAATGAGTCGAGTAACTCCACTCCAGATCCTGTTTTTGAAGATATCCtgataaaagaaatagaaattagATGGGAACAACCATTAGAGCCAATATGCAGTTCGCCGGAAGACTGCACCGATTGGGAATATTCGACTTGCAATGTCAGGGAAGATGGACATAGTAGGTGCCATTGCAATGGACCCTACAGGTGGGATCCCGTTAATGTCAACTGCACTTCAG TCTTTGGTCCCTTTGGGCCTGGTGAAGGGTCTTCACAGGAGAAGGATAAGAAGCCATCATATCTTATTTTCGTGGGAATTTTTGCAACTATAATTGCCATCTTATGTATAACTTGTTTTGTATTCTATCTGAAAACAAGACGAGTGGCCAATAGACAAG AAAACAGGAGAAGTATCGCATTGTATCAGTATGACACTGAGAAACGTGTCAAAGATTTGATAGATTCAGCAGAGTTCAACGAAGATGATAAGAAAGGCATAGATGTAccattttttgatttggcaagCATACTAGCTGCTACTGATAACTTATCAGAGGTAAACAAGCTTGGACAAGGCGGGTTTGGGCCTGTTTACAAG GGTAAGTTTCTAGGAGGACAACTGATTGCTATAAAGAGGCTGTCAAGAGGTTCAGGACAAGGCTTAGAAGAATTTAAGAATGAGGTTTTGTTGATTGCCAAACTTCAGCATAGGAATCTTGTTAGACTTTTGGGCTATTGCATTGATAGAGATGAAAAGATGTTACTCTATGAATatatgccaaacaaaagcttAGACTCTTTCTTATTTG ATCGAACACAATGTGTGTTATTGAACTGGGCGATACGCTTTAACATCATTTTGGGAATTGCTCGAGGGCTGCTTTATCTTCACCAAGATTCTAGGCTGAGAATCATTCATAGAGATCTGAAAACAAGTAACGTTCTATTGGATGAGGAGATGAATCCTAAGATTTCTGACTTCGGCTTGGCAAGGATCTTTGGAGGCAAACAAACTGAGGGAACCACTACCAGGGTAGTTGGGACTTA CGGCTACATGTCTCCAGAATATGCATTGGATGGGTTTTTCTCATTTAAGTCTGATGCTTTCAGCTTTGGTGTTGTTGTACTTGAGGTTATCAGTGGAAAAAGAAATACAGGATTTTTCCAGTCAGAAAAGACTTTGAGTCTTCTAGGCTAT GCATGGAAATTGTGGAAGGAAAACAGAGCATTGGATTTAATGGACCAGACATTACGTGAAAGTTGCAACACAAGTGAATTTTTGAGGTGTGTTAATGTTGGGCTCCTATGTGTACAAGAAGACCCCAGTGATCGTCCCACTATGTCAAATGTTGTTTTCATGCTCGGGAGTGAAGCTGCGACTCTCCCAACTCCTAAACAACCAGCCTTTGTTGTAAGGAGATCACTTTCGAGCACAACTTCTTCTTCTAGAAAAGGAGAAAGCATTAATGAATTAACAGCTACCATTGAAGAAGGTCGATGA